A genomic window from Solanum dulcamara chromosome 11, daSolDulc1.2, whole genome shotgun sequence includes:
- the LOC129872764 gene encoding UDP-glycosyltransferase 13-like, with product MSDSIVNSAKSVHILFLPSGLGVGQMVPFFRLASMLASHRCRITFITMLLEISTTNSSFVSNFFANHPEINRLDFQILPLNTSTSPINDPFIMQIDAISNSLHQLAPLVSLNEPVSAIVSDFILASSLSQIANNLNIPLYNISTTSAKFYSTVAYLPVLLSKDPAAFKYCSSNLEIPGIGSVPKSSIPRSWLDDSQTNYVLKAYLLPNARALPQVTGVFLNTFPWFEPETIAALDDGRVTSSLPLVFPVGPVGHYKLGEDSQCSWLDEQPAESVVYVSFGTREPISSQQLREIGKGLEICGYKFLWVLKEELQELFENTVLEEMEKKGKIMKAGDYEEAIMDHPAIGLFVNQCEWDSVMNAAWSGVPILAWPQHGDQKLNAEAVEKAGLGRWVEEWGWGEENLVNGGRIAEMVKNLMGDVNMKVNAMKVREQARKAKEIGGSSEKRLRKFIETLKSEQK from the coding sequence ATGTCTGATTCTATTGTCAACTCTGCAAAGTCAGTTCACATATTATTTCTCCCTAGTGGCCTGGGAGTTGGACAAATGGTTCCATTTTTTCGACTAGCTTCCATGTTAGCTTCACATAGATGTAGAATCACCTTCATTACTATGCTACTTGAAATATCTACCACAAACTCTAGTTTCGTCTCCAACTTTTTTGCCAATCACCCAGAAATCAATCGACTAGATTTTCAAATTCTTCCCTTGAATACCTCAACTTCTCCGATAAATGATCCATTCATCATGCAAATTGATGCTATTAGTAACTCACTTCACCAGCTCGCCCCTCTGGTGTCTTTGAATGAACCAGTTTCTGCTATTGTCTCCGACTTTATTCTTGCATCTAGTCTTTCACAAATTGCTAATAATCTCAACATTCCTCTTTACAATATCTCAACAACATCAGCTAAATTTTACTCTACTGTAGCATACCTTCCTGTATTGTTATCCAAAGATCCTGCTGCATTTAAGTACTGTTCAAGCAATCTTGAGATCCCGGGTATAGGATCAGTTCCAAAATCAAGCATCCCTCGCTCATGGCTGGACGATTCACAAACAAACTATGTATTGAAAGCCTACTTGCTGCCAAATGCTCGAGCTCTTCCTCAAGTGACTGGCGTCTTTCTAAACACCTTTCCCTGGTTTGAACCAGAAACAATTGCTGCCCTCGATGATGGAAGAGTAACCAGTTCTCTTCCACTTGTATTTCCTGTTGGCCCTGTGGGACATTACAAGCTAGGAGAAGACAGTCAGTGTTCATGGTTAGACGAACAACCTGCTGAATCCGTTGTATATGTTAGCTTTGGTACTAGAGAGCCGATTTCTTCACAACAACTGCGAGAAATAGGAAAAGGATTAGAGATATGCGGATATAAGTTTCTATGGGTGCTAAAagaagagcttcaagaattgtTTGAGAATACAGTCCTGGAGGAGAtggaaaagaaagggaaaataaTGAAAGCAGGGGATTATGAGGAAGCTATTATGGACCATCCAGCTATTGGACTTTTCGTGAACCAGTGCGAATGGGATTCAGTGATGAATGCAGCTTGGTCAGGGGTGCCAATACTGGCGTGGCCACAGCATGGTGATCAAAAATTGAATGCAGAAGCTGTAGAGAAGGCAGGATTGGGGAGGTGGGTAGAAGAATGGGGTTGGGGTGAGGAAAATCTAGTGAATGGTGGAAGGATTGCAGAGATGGTGAAAAACTTAATGGGAGATGTTAATATGAAGGTAAACGCTATGAAAGTGAGGGAACAAGCTAGGAAGGCCAAGGAAATCGGAGGGAGCTCAGAGAAGAGGCTGAGGAAATTCATCGAAACATTAAAATCAGAACAAAAATGA
- the LOC129872933 gene encoding probable mitochondrial saccharopine dehydrogenase-like oxidoreductase At5g39410 — translation MSQNLNPNPTYDVIILGASGFTGKYVIREALKFLNVPSSPLKNLAIAGRNSSKLSQALQWASRPNPPPQIPILTADTTDPSSLRDLASQTKIILNCVGPFRLYGEPVVEACADCGCDYLDISGEPEFMERMEMKYHDKAVENGSLVVSACGFDSIPAELGLMFNSRQWLPPAVANGVEAYVSLESDKRIVGNFGTYESAVLGVANVDKLQELRRSRPKRPRPVIPGPPPPKGPLMNHLKEVGVWAVKLPSADAIVVRRTLSCLAENPHGLPGVNESTEQVERREAFWSSIKPAHFGVKIASKSPLGVVRFIIVGMFIGLFGKTGIGRWLLLKFPSLFSLGWFRKKGPTEDEVASATFKMWFVGHGFSDGNFASQGNRKPDTEIITRVMGPEIGYLTTPIILVQCALIFLKERNNLPKGGVFPPGIVFGPTDLQDRLQHNGISFDVISKNTK, via the exons ATGTCTCAGAATCTCAATCCGAACCCAACTTACGACGTGATAATCTTAGGCGCTTCAGGTTTTACTGGGAAGTACGTCATTAGAGAAgctctcaagttcctcaacgTTCCTTCTTCCCCTTTGAAGAATTTAGCCATAGCAGGCCGTAACAGTTCAAAGCTTTCCCAGGCTCTTCAATGGGCTTCCCGTCCAAACCCACCACCCCAAATCCCCATTCTCACCGCCGATACTACTGACCCATCTTCCCTCCGAGACCTTGCTTCACAGACTAAGATCATCCTTAACTGTGTCGGTCCGTTTCGTCTTTACGGTGAGCCCGTTGTTGAGGCCTGTGCTGATTGTGGGTGCGATTACTTGGATATTTCTGGGGAGCCTGAGTTTATGGAGAGGATGGAGATGAAGTATCATGATAAGGCTGTGGAAAATGGATCCTTAGTTGTTTCGGCATGTGGGTTTGACTCTATTCCTGCTGAATTGGGATTGATGTTCAATTCGAGACAGTGGCTGCCACCGGCTGTTGCTAATGGGGTTGAGGCCTACGTTAGTCTAGAATCGGATAAGAGAATTGTTGGAAACTTTGGGACGTACGAGTCAGCGGTGCTTGGTGTGGCTAATGTGGACAAATTACAGGAGCTGCGGCGGAGCAGACCAAAGAGGCCTCGTCCTGTG ATTCCTGGTCCTCCTCCTCCTAAAGGTCCGTTGATGAACCACCTAAAGGAAGTTGGTGTTTGGGCTGTAAAGTTACCATCAGCAGATGCAATTGTAGTCCGAAGAACACTTTCATGTTTGGCTGAAAATCCTCATGGTTTACCTGGTGTTAATGAAAGCACTGAACAAGTTGAGAGGAGGGAGGCATTTTGGTCAAGCATAAAGCCAGCTCATTTTGGTGTGAAGATAGCTTCGAAATCTCCATTGGGTGTTGTTCGTTTCATTATTGTCGGGATGTTCATTGGCCTCTTTGGTAAAACTGGTATAGGGAGGTGGCTGCTATTGAAATTCCCTTCATTGTTCAGTCTTGGATGGTTCAGGAAAAAAGGTCCAACTGAAGATGAAGTGGCAAGTGCTACCTTTAAGATGTGGTTTGTTGGACATGGGTTTAGTGATGGCAATTTTGCATCTCAAGGAAACAGGAAGCCTGATACGGAGATAATTACAAGAGTAATGGGACCTGAGATTGGTTATTTAACAACTCCAATCATTCTAGTCCAGTGTGCTCTCATTTTTCTCAAGGAACGAAACAATCTTCCAAAGGGTGGTGTTTTCCCACCTGGGATTGTGTTTGGCCCAACAGACCTCCAAGACAGGCTTCAACACAATGGAATTTCTTTTGATGTTATTTCAAAGAATACAAAATAA